A genomic window from Oncorhynchus gorbuscha isolate QuinsamMale2020 ecotype Even-year unplaced genomic scaffold, OgorEven_v1.0 Un_scaffold_5285, whole genome shotgun sequence includes:
- the LOC124029034 gene encoding LOW QUALITY PROTEIN: YEATS domain-containing protein 4-like (The sequence of the model RefSeq protein was modified relative to this genomic sequence to represent the inferred CDS: inserted 2 bases in 2 codons), translating into MFKRMAEFGPDSGGRVKGVTIVKPIVFGNVARYFGKKREEDGHTHQWSVYVKPYRNEDMSAYVKKIQFKLHESYVNPLRVVTKPPYEITETGWGEFEIIIKIFFIDPNERPVTLYHLLKLFQSDSSAMPKKTVVSEFYDEMIFQDPTAMMQQLLSTSRQLTXGAYKHETEFAELELRTREKLEAAKKKTSXEITDLKDRLKASRETINFLKGEIRKLEEEDQIKDH; encoded by the exons ATGTTTAAAAGGATGGCTGAATTTGGACCAGATTCCGGGGGTAGAGTGAAG GGTGTTACGATCGTCAAACCCATCGTATTCGGAAACGTTGCTCGGTATTTTGGAAAGAAGCGAGAGGAGGATGGACACACTCACCAATGGTCTGTGTACGTGAAACCATACAGAAACGAG GATATGTCTGCATATGTGAAGAAAATACAGTTCAAGCTACATGAAAGTTATGTGAATCCACTCAGAG TCGTGACGAAGCCTCCGTACGAGATCACAGAGACGGGCTGGGGAGAGTTTGAGATCATCATCAAGATATTTTTCATCGACCCCAATGAGAGGCCG GTGACTCTCTACCACCTACTGAAGCTCTTCCAGTCAGACTCCAGTGCCATGCCCAAGAAGACGGTGGTCTCTGAATTCTATGATGAAATG ATCTTCCAGGACCCCACAGCCATGATGCAACAGCTCCTTAGCACCTCTAGACAACTGA CTGGGGCCTATAAACACGAGACGGAGT TTGCGGAGCTGGAGCTGCGGACGCGGGAGAAGCTGGAAGCAGCGAAGAAGAAGACCA CAGAGATCACAGACCTGAAGGATAGACTGAAGGCCAGCAGAGAGACCATCAACTTCCTGAAGGGAGAGATACGCAagctggaggaggaggaccagATCAAAgaccactga